The Pseudomonas extremaustralis genome contains a region encoding:
- the metF gene encoding methylenetetrahydrofolate reductase [NAD(P)H] has product MSQDRRYSFEFFPTKTDAGHEKLMATAKQLASYNPDFFSCTYGAGGSTRDRTINTVLQLESEVKIPAAPHLSCVGDSKADLRGLLTQYKGAGIKRIVALRGDLPSGMGMASGELRHANDLVNFIREESGDHFHIEVAAYPEMHPQAHNFEDDLQNFVRKANSGADSAITQYFFNADSYFYFVERVRAMGVNIPIVPGIMPITNYSKLARFSDACGAEIPRWVRKQLEAYGDDVKSIQAFGEQVISEMCDRLLQGGAPGLHFYTLNQSEPSLAIWNNLKLPR; this is encoded by the coding sequence ATGTCCCAAGACCGTCGCTACAGCTTCGAGTTCTTCCCGACCAAGACCGATGCTGGGCATGAAAAACTGATGGCGACTGCCAAGCAGTTGGCCAGCTACAACCCCGACTTCTTCTCCTGCACCTACGGCGCGGGCGGCTCGACCCGTGATCGCACGATCAACACCGTGTTGCAGCTGGAAAGCGAAGTCAAAATTCCCGCCGCTCCGCATTTGTCCTGCGTGGGCGACAGCAAGGCCGACCTGCGCGGCCTGCTGACCCAATACAAAGGTGCCGGCATCAAGCGTATCGTCGCCCTGCGTGGCGACCTGCCGTCCGGCATGGGTATGGCCAGCGGCGAGCTGCGCCACGCCAACGACCTGGTGAATTTCATCCGTGAAGAAAGCGGCGATCACTTCCATATCGAAGTGGCGGCTTACCCGGAGATGCACCCCCAGGCCCACAACTTCGAAGACGATCTGCAGAACTTCGTGCGCAAGGCCAACTCCGGCGCCGACAGCGCGATCACCCAATACTTCTTCAACGCCGATAGCTACTTCTACTTCGTCGAGCGGGTACGGGCCATGGGAGTGAACATCCCGATCGTGCCGGGCATCATGCCAATCACCAACTACAGCAAGCTGGCGCGCTTTTCCGACGCCTGCGGGGCCGAGATCCCACGCTGGGTGCGTAAGCAACTGGAAGCCTATGGCGATGACGTCAAGAGCATCCAGGCGTTCGGCGAACAGGTCATCAGCGAAATGTGTGACCGCCTGTTGCAAGGCGGTGCGCCGGGGTTGCACTTCTATACCCTGAACCAGTCCGAACCAAGCCTTGCCATCTGGAACAACCTCAAGCTGCCGCGCTGA
- a CDS encoding acyl-CoA thioesterase — protein sequence MNFHTRKWVKPEDLNPNGTLFGGSLLRWIDEEAAIYAIVQLGNQRVVTKYISEINFVSASRQGDIIELGITATEFGRTSITLTCEVRNKITRKSILTVEKMVFVNLGEDGLPAPHGRTEIKYVKDQFKEGKAPE from the coding sequence ATGAACTTTCACACCCGCAAATGGGTAAAACCTGAAGACCTCAACCCCAACGGCACCCTGTTCGGCGGCAGCTTGCTGCGCTGGATCGACGAAGAAGCGGCGATCTACGCCATCGTCCAGCTGGGCAACCAGCGTGTGGTGACCAAGTACATCTCCGAAATCAATTTTGTCAGCGCCTCGCGCCAGGGCGACATCATCGAACTGGGCATCACCGCCACCGAGTTCGGTCGCACCTCCATCACCCTGACCTGTGAAGTGCGCAACAAGATCACCCGCAAAAGCATCCTCACCGTGGAAAAAATGGTCTTCGTCAACCTCGGCGAAGACGGGCTGCCCGCACCCCACGGCCGTACCGAGATCAAGTACGTGAAGGACCAGTTCAAGGAAGGCAAAGCTCCCGAGTAA
- the ahcY gene encoding adenosylhomocysteinase, which produces MSAVITPADFTDYKVADMSLAAWGRRETFIAESEMPALMGLRRKYAAEQPLKGAKILGCIHMTIQTAVLIETLVALGAEVRWSSCNIFSTQDQAAAAIAAAGIPVFAWKGETEEEYEWCLEQTILKDGAPWDANMILDDGGDLTELLHKKYPQILDRVHGVTEETTTGVHRLLDMLAKGELKIPAINVNDSVTKSKNDNKYGCRHSLNDAIKRGTDHLLSGKQALVIGYGDVGKGSAQSLRQEGMIVKVSEVDPICAMQACMDGFEVVSPFIDGVNDGSEASIDKALLGKIDLIVTTTGNVNVCDANMLKALKKRAVVCNIGHFDNEIDTAFMRKNWAWEEVKPQVHKVHRTGSGSFDPQNDDYLILLAEGRLVNLGNATGHPSRIMDGSFANQVLAQIFLFGQKYADLSPAQKAERLTVEVLPKKLDEEVALEMVRGFGGVVTRLTKTQADYIGVTVEGPFKPHAYRY; this is translated from the coding sequence ATGAGCGCTGTCATCACGCCTGCAGATTTCACCGACTACAAAGTCGCCGACATGTCCCTCGCTGCCTGGGGCCGTCGCGAAACCTTTATCGCCGAATCCGAAATGCCCGCCCTGATGGGCCTGCGTCGCAAGTACGCCGCCGAGCAACCGCTCAAGGGCGCGAAGATCCTCGGCTGCATCCACATGACCATCCAGACCGCCGTGCTGATCGAAACCCTGGTTGCCCTGGGTGCCGAAGTGCGTTGGTCGTCCTGCAACATCTTCTCGACCCAGGACCAGGCCGCTGCCGCCATCGCCGCCGCCGGTATCCCGGTGTTCGCCTGGAAAGGCGAGACCGAAGAAGAGTACGAGTGGTGCCTGGAGCAAACCATCCTCAAGGATGGCGCGCCATGGGATGCCAACATGATCCTCGACGACGGCGGCGACCTGACCGAGCTGCTGCACAAGAAGTACCCACAGATCCTCGACCGCGTCCACGGCGTGACCGAAGAGACCACCACCGGCGTACACCGCCTGCTGGACATGCTGGCCAAGGGCGAGCTGAAAATCCCGGCCATCAACGTCAACGACTCGGTGACCAAGAGCAAGAACGACAACAAGTACGGCTGCCGTCATAGCCTGAACGATGCGATCAAGCGCGGCACCGACCACCTGCTGTCGGGCAAGCAAGCCCTGGTGATCGGCTACGGTGACGTGGGCAAGGGTTCGGCCCAGTCCCTGCGTCAGGAAGGCATGATCGTCAAAGTCTCCGAAGTCGACCCGATCTGCGCCATGCAAGCCTGCATGGACGGTTTCGAAGTGGTTTCGCCGTTCATCGATGGCGTCAACGACGGCAGCGAAGCGAGCATCGACAAGGCCCTGCTGGGCAAGATCGACCTGATCGTGACCACCACCGGTAACGTCAACGTCTGCGATGCCAACATGCTCAAGGCCCTGAAAAAGCGCGCCGTGGTGTGCAACATCGGTCACTTCGACAACGAAATCGACACCGCTTTCATGCGCAAGAACTGGGCATGGGAAGAAGTGAAGCCACAGGTACACAAGGTTCACCGTACCGGTTCGGGCAGTTTCGACCCGCAGAACGACGACTACCTGATCCTGCTGGCCGAAGGCCGTCTGGTAAACCTGGGTAACGCCACCGGCCACCCAAGCCGCATCATGGATGGCTCGTTCGCCAACCAGGTATTGGCCCAGATCTTCCTGTTCGGCCAGAAATACGCCGACCTGTCGCCGGCCCAGAAAGCCGAGCGCCTGACCGTGGAAGTGCTGCCGAAGAAACTCGACGAAGAAGTGGCCCTGGAAATGGTCCGCGGCTTCGGCGGCGTGGTAACTCGACTGACCAAGACCCAGGCCGACTACATCGGCGTGACCGTCGAAGGTCCGTTCAAGCCGCACGCTTACCGCTACTGA